In Halopseudomonas xinjiangensis, a single genomic region encodes these proteins:
- a CDS encoding DoxX family protein, with the protein MVFFLFLLVLTGLAWLVGRLGVSCLRGPQACMRLALAAALVFFGTDHLLTPERYVPMVEGWLPWAGQMVAITGICEIAGGLGLLVPRLRRSAGLLLAVYFVAVFPANVHNAIHGLTVDGLPANQWYYWVRLGFQPLAVWWALYSAGLLNWPFGGRIEASVRPS; encoded by the coding sequence ATGGTTTTCTTCCTCTTTTTGCTCGTTCTTACCGGGCTCGCCTGGCTTGTCGGCCGCCTGGGCGTAAGCTGTCTACGTGGCCCGCAGGCATGCATGAGGCTGGCGCTGGCTGCGGCGCTAGTGTTTTTTGGAACAGACCATCTGCTCACTCCGGAACGCTACGTACCCATGGTTGAGGGATGGCTGCCATGGGCAGGGCAGATGGTAGCCATAACCGGCATCTGCGAAATCGCCGGAGGGCTGGGCTTGCTGGTGCCCCGATTGCGACGCTCGGCGGGACTTTTGTTGGCGGTGTACTTCGTTGCGGTGTTCCCTGCGAATGTGCATAACGCTATTCATGGGTTGACCGTGGATGGTCTGCCCGCCAACCAGTGGTATTACTGGGTACGCCTGGGCTTTCAGCCCCTGGCTGTCTGGTGGGCCTTGTATAGCGCCGGCCTTTTGAATTGGCCTTTTGGCGGCCGGATTGAAGCCAGCGTGCGACCATCGTAG
- a CDS encoding TetR/AcrR family transcriptional regulator codes for MESKVTDYHHGQLRGTLLKAARETLEQNGASALSLRDLARRIGVSHAAPYRHFASRDDLLAALAEKGFHELAERLRADAGKGGTLKGMGLAYVEFATGNPSLYKLMFSPGLDRTKPESLAEAARSAFELLQTQSGSSERDQSGTLAAWSLVHGLSQLLIDRLVSDELLQSEPLSRLVESVLGHLQVPGEAEESS; via the coding sequence TTGGAATCCAAAGTCACCGATTACCATCATGGCCAACTGCGCGGGACCCTTCTCAAGGCGGCGCGGGAGACCCTTGAACAAAACGGCGCAAGTGCTCTCAGCCTGCGAGACCTGGCGCGCCGAATTGGCGTTTCGCACGCTGCGCCCTACCGGCACTTCGCAAGCCGTGACGATCTACTGGCGGCATTAGCCGAAAAAGGCTTCCACGAGCTTGCGGAGCGCTTGCGCGCTGATGCGGGGAAAGGCGGAACGCTAAAGGGGATGGGGCTGGCCTATGTCGAATTCGCTACCGGCAATCCTTCGCTGTACAAGCTGATGTTCAGTCCCGGACTGGACCGAACGAAGCCCGAATCGCTGGCGGAGGCAGCCCGCAGCGCGTTCGAGCTGCTGCAGACCCAGAGCGGCTCATCCGAACGGGACCAGAGTGGCACCCTCGCTGCCTGGTCCCTGGTGCACGGACTGTCTCAACTTCTTATCGACCGACTGGTCTCAGACGAGCTTCTACAATCCGAACCGCTTTCAAGACTGGTCGAGTCCGTGCTTGGACATCTACAGGTGCCCGGAGAGGCGGAAGAATCAAGCTGA
- a CDS encoding GFA family protein, whose translation MSHTGRCYCGAIRYELSGEPNVVALCHCSDCQRSAGAPAVSWAMFPEEALTVTQGEPKSINGSGGAVRSFCPDCGTGLFYYNAINLPGIVDVQTATLDAPESLAPQVQIQTAERQGWMKHLDQLPEFERFPG comes from the coding sequence ATGAGCCATACAGGACGTTGTTATTGCGGGGCCATTCGTTATGAACTGTCAGGTGAGCCGAATGTAGTTGCCCTGTGTCATTGCAGCGACTGCCAGCGCAGCGCCGGGGCGCCGGCGGTGTCCTGGGCGATGTTTCCGGAAGAAGCGCTGACGGTGACGCAGGGCGAACCGAAAAGCATCAACGGCTCGGGCGGCGCGGTGCGCAGCTTCTGCCCGGACTGCGGCACCGGTCTGTTCTACTACAACGCGATCAATCTGCCTGGCATCGTCGACGTGCAGACCGCCACGCTCGACGCTCCCGAGTCGCTTGCGCCCCAGGTGCAGATCCAGACCGCCGAACGCCAGGGCTGGATGAAGCATCTGGATCAGTTGCCGGAGTTCGAGCGCTTTCCTGGGTGA
- a CDS encoding putative signal transducing protein has protein sequence MQLIYRASDITEAHIVSGMLQAHGLEAFVGGHYLQGAIGDMAVQNFAVVHVADEDVTEAKRLIADYEGRADSETDREKSGALRRADGMGSSPMTRLVAAIVTLVCMLIVLFIW, from the coding sequence ATGCAACTCATCTACCGCGCCAGCGATATTACTGAAGCTCACATCGTCTCCGGCATGCTGCAGGCGCATGGGCTGGAAGCCTTCGTTGGCGGGCATTACCTGCAGGGTGCGATTGGCGATATGGCGGTGCAGAATTTTGCCGTGGTGCATGTGGCTGATGAGGATGTCACGGAAGCGAAACGACTGATCGCCGACTATGAAGGGCGGGCCGATAGCGAGACGGATCGTGAGAAGTCCGGCGCGCTCCGTAGGGCGGACGGGATGGGTAGCTCGCCGATGACCAGGCTGGTTGCGGCAATCGTCACTCTGGTTTGCATGCTTATCGTTCTATTTATCTGGTGA
- a CDS encoding antibiotic biosynthesis monooxygenase, translating into MTTVSTDPRDVGATAVITHRVQSEKHTQYEAWLNEIAPVCRAWPGHLDWHIVRPIPRLTETYTIIIRFDTAEHLRNWMQSSERERLIDKVKPLFAGADDFYISSGLDFWFAPEGAKAKVPKRWKQYLITWSAIFPLVLGVPYLVGPALDLLGIAGSRVLSTLMVTAIIVFLMVYVIMPRYTRLVQRWLFS; encoded by the coding sequence ATGACCACGGTTTCGACTGACCCGCGCGACGTCGGGGCGACGGCTGTGATCACGCACCGCGTGCAAAGCGAGAAACACACGCAATACGAGGCGTGGCTGAATGAGATCGCTCCGGTTTGCCGCGCATGGCCGGGTCATCTGGACTGGCATATCGTGCGGCCCATTCCGAGGCTGACCGAAACCTATACCATCATCATCCGCTTCGATACGGCCGAGCATCTGCGGAACTGGATGCAGTCGAGCGAGCGCGAGCGGCTGATCGACAAGGTCAAGCCGCTGTTCGCCGGCGCGGATGACTTCTATATCAGTAGTGGTCTGGACTTCTGGTTCGCTCCAGAAGGAGCCAAGGCGAAAGTACCCAAGCGTTGGAAGCAGTACCTGATCACCTGGTCGGCCATCTTTCCGCTGGTGCTGGGCGTGCCGTATCTGGTGGGCCCGGCTCTCGATTTGCTTGGCATAGCGGGGAGCCGGGTTTTGTCTACGCTTATGGTGACGGCGATTATCGTCTTTCTGATGGTGTACGTGATCATGCCGCGCTACACCCGTCTGGTGCAGCGTTGGTTGTTTAGCTGA
- a CDS encoding sugar O-acetyltransferase: MATEREKMLSGELYDPLDPELVEARNRSARLCQALNATLGEQEPEGRRLLAELFGRGGDTVRMQPPFYCDYGSHIELGESVFFNFNCVVLDVAQVRIGDFTLLGPGVHIYTATHPFEAKLRRQQEFARPVEIGSDVWIGGGAIICPGVTIGAKAVIGAGSVVTRDIPEGVLAAGNPCRVIRPIEQRDGEAVSHEQGRPHDHGFD, encoded by the coding sequence ATGGCGACGGAACGGGAAAAGATGCTCAGCGGCGAGCTGTACGATCCGCTTGATCCGGAGCTGGTCGAGGCGCGAAATCGGTCTGCCAGGCTATGCCAGGCGCTCAACGCGACGCTGGGCGAGCAGGAGCCGGAAGGGCGGCGCTTGCTCGCCGAACTGTTCGGCCGCGGTGGCGACACGGTGCGCATGCAGCCGCCGTTTTACTGCGATTACGGCAGCCATATCGAGCTCGGTGAAAGCGTATTCTTCAACTTCAATTGTGTGGTGCTCGACGTGGCGCAGGTGCGCATCGGCGATTTCACGCTGCTTGGTCCGGGTGTGCATATCTACACGGCGACTCATCCATTCGAGGCGAAGCTGCGACGGCAGCAGGAGTTCGCCAGGCCGGTGGAGATAGGCTCCGACGTCTGGATCGGCGGCGGGGCGATCATCTGCCCTGGCGTGACGATTGGTGCGAAAGCGGTGATCGGTGCGGGAAGCGTGGTCACCCGGGACATCCCGGAGGGTGTGCTGGCGGCAGGCAATCCCTGCAGAGTGATACGGCCCATCGAGCAGCGCGACGGCGAGGCTGTCAGCCACGAACAAGGGAGGCCCCATGACCACGGTTTCGACTGA
- a CDS encoding GFA family protein, with translation MDSVCGGCLCGKVRFKAVGGPDRVGLCHCLDCRKHHGALFHASAIFPQQAVKVEGVPHSYAGRYFCPDCGSSVFSRTGDEVEVNLGSLDETDRFTPSYELWTVRREGWLPVFPVERRYEGDREPEDRS, from the coding sequence ATGGACTCGGTATGCGGCGGCTGCCTCTGTGGCAAGGTGCGCTTCAAGGCAGTGGGCGGACCTGACCGTGTCGGGCTATGCCACTGCCTGGATTGCCGCAAGCACCATGGCGCGCTGTTTCACGCCTCCGCGATCTTCCCGCAGCAGGCGGTGAAAGTCGAAGGCGTCCCGCATAGCTATGCGGGGCGCTACTTCTGCCCAGATTGTGGGTCGTCCGTGTTCTCGCGTACGGGCGATGAAGTGGAGGTCAATCTGGGCTCCCTGGATGAGACGGATCGGTTTACGCCGAGTTATGAGTTGTGGACGGTGCGGCGGGAGGGGTGGTTGCCGGTGTTTCCGGTCGAGCGGCGGTATGAGGGGGATCGCGAGCCAGAAGACCGCAGTTGA
- a CDS encoding DUF6228 family protein — protein MQSLAGEAMSEFQIESSDTEATLLFSGIRGDYFTVALSSGPVNARRDVWAYTDAHGLADLFEWMALQSKPWSGTEGWESLEGEFNIYASCCALGAVTFDIEMSHLGIVEEWRVTSRIKSEFGQLPSLATKARSFFGPSPS, from the coding sequence ATGCAATCGTTAGCTGGAGAAGCAATGTCAGAGTTTCAAATCGAGTCTTCAGATACAGAAGCTACGCTGTTGTTTTCCGGCATCAGAGGCGATTATTTCACAGTAGCTCTATCATCGGGGCCGGTTAACGCGAGACGGGATGTATGGGCCTACACAGATGCTCACGGGCTCGCAGACCTATTTGAATGGATGGCATTGCAAAGTAAGCCATGGAGTGGAACCGAGGGCTGGGAGTCTCTCGAGGGTGAATTCAATATCTATGCAAGCTGTTGTGCTCTAGGGGCGGTCACCTTTGATATTGAAATGAGTCACCTGGGCATCGTCGAGGAATGGCGAGTTACAAGTCGAATCAAGTCTGAGTTTGGCCAGTTGCCAAGCCTAGCGACTAAGGCCCGGTCATTCTTTGGTCCCTCGCCCAGCTAA
- a CDS encoding ice-binding family protein produces MKKFLPAARLLAVSAIVLSGLSLAGCLGGSSSNSDNPNTGGGTPVTGTPETGTPGTPGTDDPTATPSDPIGDSDLIQAVRPIIDSITVNTNKKLAVTFNQDMEGETINGTSFLLQGETGPAVVGVVTYDPATRTAIFTPDSGLTDNTLYTGTLTTDVQGASGVTLENNLSWQFTTGDTIDTTAPTVTFDPLDGDTQVAINRNITATFSESLDPTTITASNFTLTTGGNPVPGAVSYLGSTAIFDPTADLLPGTLYTAMLSTAITDLANPANALAAGQIAEFTTENSLVPAAGPEPVVLGTAGNFVILSKTGVTTTGTTAIIGDIGVSPIDEAAITGFSQERDATNTFSTSDLVTGKIFAANMAAPTPSYLTTAISDMELAFTNAAGRTDPAATELGAGDITGMTLAPGLYKWGTSVQATSDVTFDGGPNDVWILQIEQDLLLGSNVAVQLTGGAKAENVFWQVAGQVTLRTGATLQGILLSKTQIVMETGATLNGRALAQTLVTLDAVNATQP; encoded by the coding sequence ATGAAAAAATTCCTTCCTGCCGCCAGATTGCTGGCCGTCAGCGCTATTGTCCTGTCCGGCTTATCGCTAGCCGGTTGCTTAGGCGGCAGTAGCAGCAACAGTGACAATCCCAACACAGGCGGCGGAACGCCCGTGACCGGTACGCCCGAGACTGGCACCCCAGGTACACCAGGCACCGACGACCCGACAGCCACCCCATCCGACCCGATCGGCGATTCCGATCTGATCCAGGCGGTGCGGCCGATCATCGACAGCATCACGGTCAACACCAACAAGAAGCTCGCCGTTACCTTCAACCAGGATATGGAAGGCGAGACCATCAACGGCACGTCCTTCCTGCTGCAAGGCGAGACAGGCCCTGCGGTGGTCGGCGTGGTCACCTACGACCCGGCTACCCGCACGGCGATCTTCACGCCTGACAGCGGTCTGACGGATAACACGCTGTATACCGGCACGCTGACCACCGACGTACAGGGCGCTTCGGGCGTCACGCTGGAGAACAACCTCAGCTGGCAGTTCACCACCGGCGACACGATCGATACCACCGCACCCACGGTCACCTTCGATCCGCTCGATGGCGATACGCAGGTAGCCATCAACCGGAACATCACCGCGACCTTCTCCGAAAGCCTCGACCCCACCACCATCACCGCCAGCAACTTTACGCTGACGACTGGTGGTAACCCGGTGCCTGGCGCGGTCAGCTACCTGGGTAGCACGGCGATCTTCGATCCGACCGCCGACCTGCTGCCCGGTACGCTTTACACCGCGATGCTGAGCACGGCCATCACAGACCTGGCCAACCCGGCCAATGCGCTGGCAGCTGGGCAAATTGCCGAGTTCACCACCGAGAACAGTCTGGTACCGGCTGCCGGGCCGGAACCGGTTGTACTGGGCACCGCTGGCAACTTCGTGATTCTGTCGAAAACCGGTGTCACCACCACCGGCACCACAGCCATCATCGGTGACATCGGCGTCAGCCCGATCGACGAAGCAGCCATCACCGGCTTTAGCCAGGAGCGTGACGCCACTAACACGTTCTCCACTTCCGACTTGGTGACCGGCAAGATCTTTGCCGCCAACATGGCCGCCCCGACGCCAAGCTACCTGACCACGGCCATCAGCGACATGGAGCTGGCCTTCACCAACGCAGCGGGCCGCACTGACCCTGCAGCTACTGAACTGGGTGCAGGTGATATCACCGGCATGACTCTGGCTCCCGGCTTGTACAAGTGGGGCACTAGTGTGCAGGCAACTTCGGACGTCACCTTTGACGGCGGCCCGAATGACGTCTGGATTCTGCAGATCGAGCAGGACCTGTTGCTGGGTTCTAACGTAGCCGTGCAACTGACTGGCGGTGCCAAGGCAGAAAACGTCTTCTGGCAGGTAGCCGGTCAGGTGACGCTGCGTACGGGCGCCACGCTGCAGGGCATCTTGCTGAGCAAGACACAGATCGTCATGGAAACCGGTGCGACCCTGAACGGTCGCGCACTGGCCCAGACTCTGGTCACGCTGGATGCAGTAAACGCTACTCAGCCGTAA
- a CDS encoding TRAP transporter substrate-binding protein, with translation MKRRQILTAAGLGLGAAALAGCKGDNQNQGLNQAAAECESNQQQTYKWKMVTSWPKNFPGLGTTAQRFADTVNELSGGRLSVQVFAAGELVPALEVFDAVSNGTAELGHSAAYYWKGKSPAAPFFTAVPFGMNAQEMNAWLYEGGGLELWQQAYADMGVVPLPCGNTGVQMAGWFNKEIHAVDDLKGLKIRMPGFGGEVLARAGATTVNLPGSEIFTALETGVIDATDWVSPYNDLAFGLYQAAKYYYYPGWQEPCAVLELSINQAALEALPADLQAIVRQTARSTNQAMLDEYTRRNAEALQTLVTEHRVQLRQLPEAVLDRLRELSADVLEDTANTDQLTRQVWDSMEAFREKVSAYHAISEQAMYGLRH, from the coding sequence ATGAAACGACGTCAAATCCTCACCGCTGCCGGGCTTGGCCTGGGGGCTGCTGCACTCGCTGGCTGCAAGGGCGACAACCAGAATCAAGGTCTGAACCAGGCCGCAGCCGAGTGCGAATCCAACCAGCAGCAAACCTATAAATGGAAGATGGTCACCTCCTGGCCGAAGAACTTCCCCGGTCTGGGCACCACCGCGCAGCGCTTTGCCGATACCGTCAACGAGCTATCCGGCGGTCGCTTGAGCGTGCAGGTCTTCGCGGCTGGGGAGCTGGTCCCCGCGCTGGAAGTATTCGACGCCGTCTCCAACGGCACCGCCGAGCTCGGCCATAGCGCCGCCTATTACTGGAAGGGCAAGAGCCCGGCCGCGCCGTTCTTCACCGCCGTACCCTTCGGCATGAACGCCCAGGAAATGAACGCCTGGCTCTACGAGGGCGGCGGGCTGGAGCTGTGGCAGCAGGCTTACGCCGATATGGGTGTAGTACCGCTGCCCTGCGGCAACACCGGCGTGCAGATGGCCGGTTGGTTCAACAAGGAAATCCACGCCGTCGATGACCTCAAGGGGCTGAAGATCCGTATGCCCGGCTTCGGCGGCGAAGTACTCGCGCGCGCTGGCGCCACCACGGTCAACCTGCCGGGCAGTGAGATCTTCACCGCGCTGGAAACCGGCGTGATCGACGCCACCGACTGGGTCAGTCCGTATAACGACCTCGCCTTTGGTCTGTATCAGGCGGCCAAGTATTACTACTACCCCGGTTGGCAGGAGCCCTGTGCCGTGCTCGAGCTGAGCATCAACCAGGCCGCACTCGAAGCGCTGCCGGCCGACCTGCAGGCCATCGTCCGCCAGACCGCCCGCTCGACCAACCAGGCCATGCTCGACGAATACACCCGCCGCAACGCCGAAGCCCTGCAGACCCTGGTCACCGAACACCGCGTGCAGCTGCGCCAGCTACCCGAAGCGGTACTCGACCGCCTGCGCGAGCTGTCTGCCGATGTGCTCGAAGACACCGCCAACACCGACCAGTTGACCCGTCAGGTATGGGACTCGATGGAAGCCTTCCGCGAAAAAGTCTCCGCCTACCACGCTATCAGTGAACAGGCTATGTACGGCCTACGCCACTAA
- the uvrD gene encoding DNA helicase II, translating to MDISHLLNSLNDAQRQAVSASVGQQLVLAGAGSGKTRVLVHRIAWLIQVENASPWSVLSVTFTNKAAYEMRHRIEQLLGISPQGMWVGTFHGLAHRLLRAHWREAGLAEQFQILDSDDQLRLVKRVIRELNLDENQWAPRQAQWWINGQKDEGLRPQHIQPAGDVFLATMQRIYQAYEQACARAGVVDFAELLLRSLELWRDNVSLREQYQARFRHMLVDEFQDTNAVQYAWLRLIAGKNPSLMVVGDDDQSIYGWRGARIENIQQFQTDYPNAELIRLEQNYRSTACILRAANSLIGNNAGRMGKELWTEGCEGDPISLYAGYNEQDEARFIVERIEQGIATGLARSEIAILYRSNAQSRVLEEALLRAAIPYRIYGGQRFFERAEIKNAMAYMRLVANRGDDGALERIINLPTRGIGDKTVELLRQHAREQDVSLWQSACDLIDLKRLTGRAGNAVQSFLQLIEDIALRVEGLPLYSMTQQVIEHSGLLRFHENEKGDKAQARVENLEELVSAARGFENEVIEEEEEGSTLLAFLAHASLEAGETQADRHEDSVQLMTLHSAKGLEFPLVFLAGVEEGLFPHKMSLEEPGRLEEERRLAYVGITRAMQQLVITWAETRRLYGSETFNKVSRFVREIPPELIKEVRLSSQVSRPFGPKNNMFQQEASESTGFALGQRVMHSLFGEGVVLNYEGHGAQARIQVNFDDEGSKWLMVAYAKLEPL from the coding sequence ATGGATATTTCTCATCTGCTCAACTCGCTCAATGACGCCCAACGCCAGGCCGTTTCCGCTTCGGTCGGCCAGCAGCTGGTGCTGGCTGGCGCCGGTTCCGGCAAGACCCGGGTCCTGGTTCACCGCATCGCCTGGCTGATCCAGGTCGAGAACGCCTCGCCGTGGAGCGTGCTTTCGGTGACCTTCACCAACAAGGCCGCCTACGAGATGCGTCATCGCATCGAGCAGCTGCTGGGCATTTCGCCGCAGGGTATGTGGGTGGGCACCTTTCACGGCCTGGCGCACCGCCTGCTGCGTGCGCATTGGCGTGAAGCCGGACTGGCCGAGCAGTTCCAGATTCTCGACAGCGACGATCAGCTGCGGCTGGTCAAGCGCGTCATCCGCGAGCTGAACCTGGACGAGAACCAATGGGCGCCGCGTCAGGCGCAGTGGTGGATCAACGGGCAGAAGGATGAAGGCTTGCGCCCGCAGCACATTCAGCCGGCCGGCGATGTGTTCCTCGCCACCATGCAGCGTATCTACCAGGCCTACGAGCAGGCCTGCGCGCGCGCCGGGGTGGTCGACTTTGCCGAGCTGCTGCTGCGCTCGCTGGAGCTGTGGCGCGACAACGTCAGCCTGCGCGAGCAGTACCAGGCGCGCTTCCGCCACATGCTGGTCGACGAGTTCCAGGACACCAACGCAGTGCAGTACGCCTGGCTGCGGCTGATCGCCGGCAAGAATCCCAGCCTGATGGTGGTGGGTGATGACGACCAGTCGATCTACGGCTGGCGCGGCGCGCGCATCGAGAACATTCAGCAGTTCCAGACCGACTACCCCAACGCCGAGCTGATCCGTCTGGAGCAGAACTACCGCTCCACTGCCTGCATTCTCCGTGCGGCCAACTCGTTGATCGGCAACAACGCAGGGCGCATGGGCAAGGAGCTGTGGACCGAAGGCTGCGAAGGCGATCCGATCTCGCTGTATGCCGGCTACAACGAACAGGATGAAGCGCGCTTCATCGTCGAGCGCATCGAGCAGGGCATCGCCACAGGTCTGGCGCGCAGCGAGATCGCCATTCTCTATCGCTCGAACGCCCAGTCCCGCGTATTGGAAGAAGCGCTGCTGCGCGCAGCGATCCCGTATCGCATCTATGGCGGCCAGCGCTTCTTCGAACGCGCCGAGATCAAGAACGCCATGGCCTATATGCGCCTGGTGGCCAACCGCGGTGACGATGGCGCGCTGGAGCGCATCATCAACCTGCCGACCCGCGGGATCGGCGACAAGACCGTCGAGCTGCTGCGCCAGCATGCCCGCGAACAGGACGTCTCGCTGTGGCAATCGGCGTGCGACCTGATCGACCTCAAGCGTCTGACCGGCCGCGCCGGCAACGCCGTGCAATCCTTCCTGCAGCTGATCGAAGACATTGCCCTGCGCGTCGAAGGCCTGCCGCTGTACAGCATGACCCAGCAGGTGATCGAACACAGCGGCCTGCTGCGCTTTCACGAGAACGAAAAGGGCGACAAGGCCCAGGCCCGCGTCGAGAACCTGGAAGAACTGGTCTCTGCCGCGCGCGGCTTCGAGAACGAAGTGATCGAAGAGGAAGAGGAGGGCAGCACATTGCTCGCGTTCCTCGCCCACGCCTCGCTGGAAGCCGGCGAAACCCAGGCCGACCGCCACGAAGACAGCGTGCAACTGATGACCCTGCACAGCGCCAAAGGTCTGGAATTCCCGCTGGTGTTCCTCGCTGGGGTGGAAGAGGGTCTGTTCCCGCACAAAATGAGCCTGGAAGAGCCCGGCCGGCTGGAAGAAGAGCGCCGCCTGGCTTACGTCGGCATCACCCGCGCCATGCAGCAACTGGTGATCACCTGGGCCGAAACCCGCCGCCTGTACGGCAGCGAGACCTTCAACAAGGTTTCGCGCTTCGTCCGTGAGATCCCGCCGGAGCTGATCAAGGAAGTGCGCCTGAGCAGCCAGGTCAGCCGCCCGTTCGGGCCGAAGAACAACATGTTCCAGCAGGAAGCCAGCGAAAGCACCGGCTTCGCCCTGGGCCAGCGCGTCATGCATTCGCTGTTCGGCGAAGGCGTAGTGCTCAACTACGAAGGCCATGGTGCGCAGGCGCGGATTCAGGTGAACTTCGATGATGAAGGCAGCAAGTGGCTGATGGTCGCCTATGCCAAGCTGGAGCCGCTGTAG